aaaaaataattatatttgaaaattttagctATTCCACTACAAGAATGTCCGgtgttagcgacggaaatttccgtcacTAACACAtgaaaatccgtcggtaaactTAGTTACCGACGGACTGCCGACGGATACCATCCGTCGGCTCGCTTTTCGTCGGCATTCATTGGCGACAAAAACTATCCGTCGGGAAATGTCACCGACGGAAACATAGTGGTCGGTAAATATATAAATCCGTCGGTGGGTTGTGACTAACACACCGACGAAGATCCGACGTTTTACCGACCGATATTTCCGTCGGCAAATATTGCGACGGATAATCGTCGGTAAAACCGTCGGTGAAAGAGGGCCGTTGCCGACGTTGATCCGACGATATACCGACGGATATTCCGTCGGGAATATATACCGACGGACCATCCGTCGGTAAATTCCGTCGCCCCTTGTTTTCTTTACCGACGAATAATCCGTCGGTAGTTGTTGTCGGAACATGGTAttaaattaccgacggattattCCGTCGGTAAAGTagaaatccgtcggtaatacGGCttcatttccgacaaaaaaattgtCGTTTTCCTGCCCATTATGGGTTGTTTTTTGTCTATTATACCTGTGCAGAATTACAAAAATAAGATACACATACAAACAGACTAAATAAGAATCAAAAGTATCTATATATAAATACGGAATAAGCGTTAACAAATTTGtcgatgtttataagcataataCTGTATAGGAATACAAAAAACTAAAGTCTAGTAATATCCTCGTCATCTGGACCTGAGGGGGGCTGCGGGGGGCGCATGGCTTCTGGTAGAGTGCTCATCATCTTTGCCAGCTCCGAGCGGACCCTCTCAGCAATCCGCTCGTCGACGGAAGACTCCACATCCCTCTGAATCTCTTCCCGCATCCCTTGCACCCGAGCGGATACCTCTCTCTGGATCCGCTCCTCGATATCCTCGGTCGAGTGAGTCTGCTGGGACGACGAGCATGAGCCGCGGCGTACACCGGTGCCCTTGAATGACGCGATGTACGAAGCTGCAGATGAACCAACTCCGTAAACCCGCTGCTTCTTCACCGCCTCGAGAGACAAGAACAGTTCGTTCTCGTCGATGGACTGCGGGGTCGACGAACTGCCCTCAGCCGGGGAGGACTGGGTCGCAGCTGCACGCTCTGCAAGGAAACGCTCCTGAAAAAATAAACAAGTAGTCAAGTTAGTACGATTTCGATAATCGAAAACAGAAATAGTTAAACTTTAAATTCCTAactaaaattcggcagcatcTCCTCTATAAtacgagcatcacccattttcagGGACTTCCTGCAAACAAACATGGACTACATACAATTCACAGTTCACAGTTCACAGTTCACAATTTATATTTCACATGTTTTAATTAACTACAATCAAGTAATAACGATTCAATTTCAAGTTACATCAGACTTACATGCTTATCCTGCGACCTCTTGTCGACAAACTTGTTCCGATCGTCCTTTGTCGAGTGCATACGAACATGCAACTCAGCATATGTCGCAGGACGACCGAGCTCCTGACTCTGAgacaaaaatcataaatttaattcGATATAAATAATGAACATTTAAACACTATAATCATTTAAGTCTGAAGAatacaaatttagaaaaattaccaAAACGGTCATATGCTTCACAGCTGAGCGCGATCCTGCCGTGTGGCGCACCGGTCCAGTCCCGGGCCCTGACGGCTCACTCATCCTTTTAGCCCGAGCGATGGCGGACTTCCTCTTCGCCGCAGCCGTATCCCAAATCGCATTCCATGCCGCCCAAATATCATCTGTGACACTGTTATCCCTAACACTCTTCATCGCGTGAATTGTGTCCTTGTAACGATTAGCAGCATGTCTCATAAAGACATCTCTAATCGCCTGCTCGGGGTAGATGGAGTCCCACCAAAACTTCTTCTGCACGTATTTAACAAATGAatagataattaattagtaaatttaaataatatgaaacttaaaattgaataaaatgttaATGTAAATATTACCTTGAACTCCTCCCAGTAGAACGTCTTCTGCTCCGCCTTCAATCCCTTCCAGGAAGAACCTTCTATGAACCAGCAGGAACGAAAGATGTCCAGCAAGCCTCTGGAGACCTTCCTGCTGTCATGTAGCCGCTCCCTAtcatttcaaaacataaaattagttaaatagTGTTTTATaactaaactttaaaaaatggaTAACAGTGATAATACCTTAGAGCGTCAGGTGCGACCTTTAACCTCCCCGAGGCATCAATCTCGTACTCGACCTGCTGCTGGGCCTCCCTCTGCGGCCTAGGCGCCGCCTGAAGCTGCGGATCGTCCCCGTCAGGTGGAGCGTCTGTGGGGGCAGTGTCTCTCGGATCTCTCTGATGACGGTCCTGAACATGTCTGCGGCTACCCTGACCCCTCATATCTACAAAGAAGTAGATATGCACATACAATTTCATacataaataacaaatattaataaataattaatcaattcgtcgataaacatacatataaaaacataaatatcagTCATTAATGCATGTAACAATACTAGTCATACAGATTCTATTACATTAATTAGCCTACACTACAACTCTTCGTAGTCCTCCgcttcgtctgatgaggatggtAGAAAATCATCGGCTGTCTCTGCTGTTGGCGCCGTTTCCAACGCCTCCTCATTCGCTTATTTAAACTATTgaatctgtaatttgttttagtaattgaaaataaaaatcttgTGCAAGAGTTGTCTCAGTCTAAGAATAGATCGTTCCCAATCTTGAATGTCCCGGTCTATTGTCGTTGTTCCTGACCtttgatattttttagaaaaatttactcCCATGACATGAGCttttttaatatgatttttatgtttgagttttttttctttccaatATTAGtatttcaattgttttaaacatATTGAACAAGTGTTTTTAGCTATTGTTGGACATcaacattaataaaaataagtcctttttacttaaattaatatgtCATATTAGTGAAAGGATGATAATTCCATATATAATAATACACTTATATAGTTATATATggaattaaaatgtaaaatcaTTTcgataaattcaaaatttattttcggTCATATTAGTAGTCTGgtaatttattgattaaattattttgttattgTTTAAGTTTGtctaaatttcttttatttctgaaattatttttaataatactaGTTTGTTATACACGTGGGTTGCActtggtttataattttattatttatcataatttatatttgaaattattgAATAGGATTAGAAAAGCtttttaatagttaaaattGAGATGTCATGTAGAGAAATTAGTTATTTCTATAAAAGTGTTAGTGGTTGATTAGGAGTAGAAAaggtttttaatataaattataaaaatgatatttttatctataaatgAAAGTATTTTGTGATAATTTTCCAGAATACATGTTTCTGCATTTTAATTACAGCCTTAGAGCATCTCTAATGGAGTGctatttttatgctaaatttagcatgaaaagtgataaaatgctataaatagcatagcattataattttttctccaatgcacaaatttaaaaataaatgttataattatttattaaaataattatctctaaattttattaatttttaattatttgataatttttttaaacaaaaattaatgtaatttttttaatataataatgagtttttcaaataaataattaagagaatcgatgaattatataaaaataaattatataaactttttttattatattgaaatatggtttattattaaaaaaatcaaatcaaggccgtaaaattaaattgaagcacaaaatttaaaataaaaaaaataaaaaaataaaaaatgttaaaataataaatgaaaaaataaccgtggtaaaattataattaataaagaaatgCTATTGGTTGTTgtagtttagcatatgctataatctgtgctaaatttagcacgtgatatagcatatgctaaatttagcacaaactATAGCACTGCATTGGAGTTGCATTTTAAGTCttaatgctaaattatagcattgcCACTCCATTTTAGCATTGCATTGGAGTTGCTCTTAACTCCATATTATTATTTCTCTTCCATGGACCATAATTATTAATAGTTTTTCagttacaaaaattaaaatattaaaaaaataatactttttagACTTAATCACTCAACAGTCCtccacctttaaattttttttttcaattgcaccctaatgttggaaaattctctcaaaaccctctcatctttaaaatccatttcaattgcaccctgacgtaggaaaatcctctcaaaataCTCTcacctttatatttttttcaactgtaccctaaattgaaattttttatagttttgattttaaaaagttattgatataattttataaagaatgatttttcacattattaataatattagtgtttaattagaatataaattaaaaaatgaaaaaaaaaattaatttttttttcatgtcaaaagaggtcaatttaataatatggggtacaattgaaatagaATTTAAAGGTGGAagggttttgagagagttttcTAACGTtaaggtgcaattgaaaaaagtttaaaggtgtggggattttgagtgattaagcttACTTTTTATAATAGAGAAATatattgttagtgatatgcactaggtcaatcatgtttgaccatgttttgactttatcattttattatttattgattggcagtttttatcattttatattaatgattaaaatacttgaatggttaattctttctaaggtcatcgagtatgtgacttgatagtagaacccttaggtttaataaaagaattatataccatctatccctagtcttaatagaacattgagactagtatgatgttgactgatgattatgttttactaatcatgtatatgagatattaagtcaaattataggtgctatttgagaaataaggcactggatgacccactgtgagaatactacatagatcactgtcataagtaattctcattacagttctattagtataatcctttgaccttgaaatcatcatggatttctacatagctatttcatattttgatacagtcttacattatctttaacaggataatgacatagattgtcattggatatgaaagtaactatgtgagaaatgtgagtgactgagaaggaatttgtccctcatttatttgaataagatatctatgggccccttgaagaagatagactgaagaaaatgcatggccatgctaattgataagaagttatcattttcagtctacttagagtcaagaaactaatgattgaatgttataaggatgacataactatgtcttatattcaatctggatatcgagagacaaaaggattaaaatattattgtaaatggttaaatcggattatcgatattcatataacttgggtagtcataatgtcttgctagaggccacttatgacttgtgggctgaaatagggatttcgaacctactgccaacgttatatgaacctacatggtcgcacactaagaacaggcccaaaacagttatgggttgtacaagcccaatgtgattaagtgattaattatatatatatatatatatatatatatatatatatatatatatatatatatataattcgtaatatatatatattaataaatatatatattaattcgaaatttaaggataagtgttttccttaatttattattttttggaagataataaatatagtaattaatatatatggataattatcaaaaaggagtttttgataaacataaacttgtagaattgcaatgagattgaaattcgaatttgtct
This window of the Mercurialis annua linkage group LG5, ddMerAnnu1.2, whole genome shotgun sequence genome carries:
- the LOC126682061 gene encoding uncharacterized protein LOC126682061 — protein: MRRRWKRRQQQRQPMIFYHPHQTKRRTTKSLLLHALMTDIYVFIYMRGQGSRRHVQDRHQRDPRDTAPTDAPPDGDDPQLQAAPRPQREAQQQVEYEIDASGRLKVAPDALRERLHDSRKVSRGLLDIFRSCWFIEGSSWKGLKAEQKTFYWEEFKKKFWWDSIYPEQAIRDVFMRHAANRYKDTIHAMKSVRDNSVTDDIWAAWNAIWDTAAAKRKSAIARAKRMSEPSGPGTGPVRHTAGSRSAVKHMTVLSQELGRPATYAELHVRMHSTKDDRNKFVDKRSQDKHERFLAERAAATQSSPAEGSSSTPQSIDENELFLSLEAVKKQRVYGVGSSAASYIASFKGTGVRRGSCSSSQQTHSTEDIEERIQREVSARVQGMREEIQRDVESSVDERIAERVRSELAKMMSTLPEAMRPPQPPSGPDDEDITRL